Within the Ptychodera flava strain L36383 unplaced genomic scaffold, AS_Pfla_20210202 Scaffold_105__1_contigs__length_262673_pilon, whole genome shotgun sequence genome, the region agaaacactgTTCATTCATGTGTCTGCGAGCTTTCAGTTTGGCAACAATCTGTTTTATTACACTGTATGCATATTATTATTGCCCGATTACTGTATTACTGTTTAACCCTTGCGTCCTTTTTACATAGGCATAGGATTAAAAAACACCAAGAAACGACAGCTCGcataggaaataaaatttattacgaaaacccaGATCTTGCATTTTTcgtcttttccttttttcatgATGTTCTGAGGTTGCGTCATGCGTTAGATGAACGCTACACAATAAAACAGAGTGATTAGTTAATGAGTACGTTGTTACGAAAAACTCATGTCTACGCAGTTGTAAGTTGTTTCTCATTCGTGGCATAGATGTCAAGCAGATGATGGTAGAGGGGCCGAATCGGTACTAAATACGGTCTCACATTTACCCCGCACCGTTCGGAGAGGTTACATGTATCAAGCTAttgttaaagggaaacctaagtccagcgcaTGTCACCCTTTATCCCTTCCACAAATCACCCCTGAATAAATGTAGCCGGAATTTTCAACGTGCTCGCACGCGCAaacgactacggcgcgacgaaaagagaatttgaagtagacgacatttatgaaaatgagctccgaatcccatgggcgcgaaagggctcatggagGAACgggcgtgacgtcatcggcgatacacagACGATTGTGTAGCCCACTGACAATCTGCGTGAACAGTCTTAGCGCGTTCGCAAGACtgactatggagagttcggacagcgatatttctgacacaGAGTGTTTCTTTTccccgactgaaatcaaaccataccaaCAGCAGTGACGATCAGGATGAGAGTGATGACAGTGTAGGCTCTGACAGTACTGAAGATTCAAGTCGGCAGACTAACAGTGACTGGTGTCACTGTGAAAATTGTATAGCGATGCCATTACTGTCAGAGTGTGTTTGCTGCCTTGAGAATGATGCCATCGAACAGAAGTTAGAAGGTAAGTACTAAGTTTGCATGTTCTGTCAACTGACTTCACCGTAAGGTTCAGAAAACGAAActtgatatatttttgtaacTGACTTTCAAGAAGCTCATCGCGTCTATCATCCGTCTACGCTATGGAAAATCGTCGAGTGTTACGTTTTCCTACTGGTAATTGAACGACGAACCGTCGAGCCAGCTTTTATACTCAATGCTACTTACTGTAACtcaaactttattttattttctacatAGGTGAGACATGTATCACAAGCGGCACAACTTTTCAATCTGTTTGCCTAAACCAAGCTGTTCTGGAAACTGCACTATTGAGGTTGCAAGACCTGTGTTGCGATAAAATTACCAATCCAGTCGAAAATCGGTAAGTTCTCAATGTCTCAATGAATTTTTATTTCCTTAGCTGATAGTTCGTAGCTTTTTTTTCAGCTCTACGACTAGctttattcaaattttgtgtTGTTTACAGGAACTTCCAAGTGTCAATTCACACCCATAGAGAACATCGGTCTTGGTACATTTACATAATACATGAATGCATGAAAGATGACGTACACTGAAAGTTTAAGATGGATACCTGAGTTTGATCGATCTGTAGATTGATATTTTCCAGCTCTTAGTTATTTAGAAAAATCACGTTTAGTTTCATGTAAGAGAATTGCTATTCCGTGAATCAGCTACTTCTGTGCATGGAAGATTCACTTTCTCGTAAGCGTTTCACACATGTACATTTGAGTTTGCATAAGAATGAAAGACTATAAAAGACTAATATATCGATGCAACGTCATGACTGCCAAACCTTACTCAAAAAAGTTTTCTGTGTCGTTTATCTGTAGTACGTATCGCTGGCAGCATATACACAGTTCACTTATTGGATCTACGGAAGGCTTGGACGGCGAGTAAGGAGAGTTATTCCCGCCTGTGTTGTATTGGCCATTAGAAAGTTGTATCCAGAAGAGTCCGGAGATTACGTTGGCTTTAAAGATTGTCACCTTCCATTTTAATGTGTGTATACTAAGACTGATAGAGGAATGgtgtaaataaaatatcaagaaataatCTCTGTTAGCGTCGGGTGAATGTGTGATATTTTTGATAAGCCCCATTTTCCGGTTTTCTGATCGGTTCTTCTGccctatattttacattttaaaaacgTTATGCGTTCATTTTCTGAAACCTACCGTTTTCTGAAAGTCACATTTAAAAATCGATGTATTTAAACACAACCCCCTTGCAACCCATCGAAACTCTATTGTGCATATTCATCGAAGTTCAGAAACTCTATATCCGTAAGGAAGGTACGCCATGCTGATTCGGCATTATTGACAATATTATCGAATTAAGAGTTACTGGCGGAATCTAGTCAGGTGTGCGGTAACAACATCTTCAACAGGGGGTCTTGGAGTTGGTGCGATATTGGCAGGTAAGTCTGGAACGTTGATGTTTCCATCTTCACGGCCACTCCTTCTTCTTCCGATGACATCACACATCATTTCACTGACATGACAGTAGGATTTCTTCTCCTTAATTGGTTTAGCCACCCATGCCTTCCTGTTCTTTGGGAACACAGTCCTGTACCTATGTTCCCCTTGTCTGTCACCATTCGTAATCGATGCGTGGTTTCTGCCGGAGTTTGCATTATGGTCTAATGCAGCAAGTTGTGCTCTCGCTACCATACCTGTAagatatcaaaaatattaaattgtaaATAGTATTTTTATATAGTCAATATTCAAATGTACACATAAAAACACGTTCTTAACCATGAAATTAACAGTGCAACGCGAGATGTgagaaacaatatttttgacgtacTGTATGATAATGACACTGCAATAAGGTAAGATTATTTGTAAGATTAATTTTACCTTTATATGAGAAATGTTGTCGCTTTGGACAGTACTTGGTAAGCAAAGCATGAAATGACTCCAAACTACCAGTATGGCAGAATTCTGAAAGCTTCTCAGCAGCTGCCTGGATCTTTTTATCAAAGACCACCTCTTTCAGTACGTCATGGCTTGGTTCTCCTATTTTCAACCACTTGATGGCTTTCTCGTCGTCTCTCTCAAGCGGTGGGTGGGCACAGCCATGGAAGTGTGTACATCCATCCCAATCGTGGACATTGGCAGTATGATGAACGATGGACAGCCATTTTTCCCGAAGGATATCTGGATTTCCATCACACGTTGCGGCGCTCCACCACAGATGGTTTGAGACGGACTGAACCCATGGCTTCAAATCTTTGTATTTCTTCCTCTTGGTGTACTCGGTTAGCCGTTTGGTTATAGACTTCGCGACGTGCCAGACATCAAACTGATGGGAAATTTCAGGGTAATCTTTCTTCATGGTGTTGGCGATTTGTAGATGCCTGTCAGTTGCTACTGTTGACACTTTGACTTCGTCGGTTAGAATTCGATCGAGGGTTTTCTTAAAGCCTGCCTTTTCCATCGCGTTAGAGTTTGCAACCTGCGACACTTGGGTAACTGTAAAATCGACCACTTTCTCGCTGCTCTGTTCGATAAACGAGTACAGTCCGTATTTTGCACTGTATCCAGGAGAGTCGCAGCGTCCATCGCCGGATAGCTTCACTGTCTCCATATTTCGCAGGTCGGCTTTAACTTGTGTTGATTCTCTTTCCCATGCAGTGTTAATGACGGGAAACAGATACCtattttgtgttgacaaatagGTAACCTCGCTAAAGAACGTGAGATTGAGAAATGAGAAGCACTGTGCTATACGATTGAACGTGTTCCCACTGAAAAGTATTGCGGCAGCCATAAGTAAATTGCCGACAGACATTCGGTTTATAATTGGCTGTGAGCGCCAGATAACGTTATGTGAACGTATGCATGTCATCTTTACTGTCAACATTGATCCGTTTGTACTTCTTGAGACTTCTGTTACAATTTCTCCGCATTCCGAACACCTCTTGAATAGTATATCTAGGCAGCTTTCAAACACGATGAATTTCCTGTCACCAAGAAAGTCTTTCTCGTGTTCTCCTTCGGAGTCGTCAATTGTCTTCCCACTTTCGCTTTCGTCACTATCGCTTTCAGCAGTGAATGAATCATCTGCATCTACAATACTTGACATCGATACATTTAAGAGAGAACATTTATTTTCAAGGTCGTCGACAATTCTTAGTGCCATGGTAGGATCGAAATCACCTTTGTCAAATCTGTCATAGTGCACGTGAGGACTGTTCTCACACCCTACATCCTCTATGGCGTTGTGTAACCTGGCAGTGATCTCACAAACTGCGTTTGTGTGCGTAGGAAATTCTTCACCGTCAACCATAAAAGACAGGTCTTGTACCAGTGGATCTATTTCTATATCAGTGTCATTTGTACATTGTAATGGCGTCGGTACAGATATCGGGGAATTTCCTGCGTTATTCCGCCTCTTCGTTGATGAAAACGTGTCGCTAGAGTATGGATGGTCCAACTTTACAGACATACAGTGGGATTCTCGATGTTGTAACAGCTACATGAACACACTGTCTCAGTTTGCGTGCCAACGTTTATCGATGACGTGTGGGCCTATAAAAATggaattataattattattattactattatcattattaatattgttgttttttgttgttttgtcaaAACCGGCTACGTTGTTATTGAAAAGGATTTTTCTTATGGTTAATTCTCACCTGAGTTGAAGCATCGCAGCTGTTGGCTTCAATTGTAGTATCATCATTGGCGTACATCTCGCACGTGACGGGTAATTGGGGACTTTCTGTAGTCAGGCTATTGACAATCTGTAGGGGAAAACCGTACgtaaacataaattttgtactttaaaattgtgtctttaaaattttcaaaagtattaAACCTTAAGTTTCGAAAACAAGAGTACGACGACCAAGTTCGACGTTCCAAATCGATTAACTTTACCTGACTCGTCTGTTTTCGCGACTCTCTCTTTGCACTGAAAATCCTCTTCTTGGGGGATGACAAGTGTTTGAAAATCGTAGGAACAGCATCGTCTTTCAACTGTCGACGTAGCTTAGTACCGAGCATTTCATGCTGAAAAGACATTCACaaataatattacaaattggtTACAACATGGTTTCGATGGAAGTATCGACAAAGTAATTTCTGTAATCGTTCTTGCTTTCAGATCCAATATCACTTGATTTATATGAGGAAACACGTTGCCGTGTGAGATAAATTCGATTGACGACAGGAAAAGTTTGCAACACCAAAGCAATTATAAACACACCAGTCAGTCATTCCGTGGCGAATAAAAACATTTATAATTACCTGCTGCCCGATCTGACTAGACATGCGTGTAAAAGACATGGTATAGTTTTACAACACAAAGAGATTCGCTGGATTTGTtttgtctgtgaatttgtcgACATATTCGAACTCATGAATGTAAATTTGCCTCAGAGCATGGAGCTCAAACAGGAGCACCATGCCAAGAGTAACCGTGATTTGCCAAAAGGCTAGCAGTGACTTTCAATTTGCGACGAATGAATCAGTATTCCACTAATACATCACAGTTGCCGTGTAGtgaaataaacatgttttcAAAGGAATTTTACACGTACTTTATTTTGGTTTTCGTGCTCAATTTACTAAACAGGCGTTTTTTCTGTGTATCCAATAATTAACACTTCGCATTGTATACCATGTACGGAAGTTAAACTATCTGTGCGGAAACAAGCCACACTTTGACGCCTCGTTCGACAAGCCTAATCACCCGCAGACTGACATCCTCccactgtgtttttttttttgtccaaATCACCTGCCGCGGGACATGAAATACACGTACTGAAGCTGCTGAAACATCCCATCACGAAAAAAATCCACATTTCTGCAAAATTTCTGATCGCGATTTCAAGCTACTCTCATCTGTATCACGATCCtttatggagggaccgtgtctgTATCCATAACAAAGTACCGTTAATTCCAGATGAGTCGTAATGTctcagcatggaggtagcagtcTCTGCTACCCCCATGGTCTCAGCAATTAACCGCGACcagtattttttatatttctctaaTATATTCGCAAGGGGATCAAAAATGATTGAAAACTTACCTtcaaatcccttataaaacaattatCCTTGAAATGTGCAGAACATAACTTTGCgtcttttacagtttttaacaaGTTATCACCTCTCCCGACTTTCTTGAGCCACTGTCTCCGGAAAAGCTGACTTGTGGGGAATCGGTAAAAACTGACACCgtttttgttcttccttgagtcATTTTTGCACCCAACTGCACAACAGTAAACCATTTTGCATGCTACTGAGCAATCAATAAAAAGCTGTAACGCGCAGAGATCAAAACTTATAAAATTGCACTACTATAGTCATAGACTTTAGCTGTAGTGCGTTGTAACCACACGTctgtgtatcgccgatgacgtcacgcccgcttctcccatgagccctttcgcgcccatgggattcggagctcattttcataaatgtcgtctacttcaaattctcttttcgtcgcgctGTAGTCGTTTGCGCGTGCGAGCACGTTGAAAATTCCGGCTGCATTTTATtcagggtgattttggaagggataaaggGTGACATGCGCTGGAcgtaggtttccctttaaaaacGTAACGATTTAATTCCCATTTGAGTACAATAACCCGACAGTTGTAAATGGAATTCATGTTTGAATCCAATTGAAATTTACCTCTGCTCTGGCGGAAAATCACCATAGGCAGGCTTTACCCAGCTTTCCTGCAATTTCAATGAGCATGTCATGTCCGAAACGACATTTTACGTCTTCTTTATCATTGATTGCAATACCAACGAAATGAAGACCATCGAAAATACAGAATACTAAACAACaatttaaagtttaaaaaaggAACTTCCAATGAGGGAATGGCTCGGCAATTTCAGAGTTGCGTTGTTAATTCTGAATGAAGTCGCAAATGCGAGTTCGAAGTCTGGCaacaaacttttattaaatACATTATTATTCGATCACTGTATTATTGTTTTAACCACTTTCGTCCTTTTTACACAGGCATCGAATGAAAAGACCAAGAAATGACAGCTATCATgggaataaaattaattacgaAAACCCAGATCTTGTATTTTTCGTCTTTCCTTTCTTTATAATCATTCCGAAGTTGCGTTATGCGTTAGATAAACGCTACACAATAAAACAGAGTGATTAGTTGATGAGAAATAAAACCCATGTCTACGCAGTTGTAAGTTGTTACTCGTTCGTGGCATAATTGTCGAGCAGATGATTGTCAAGGGGCCGAATCGATACTAAATACGGTCTCACAGTCACATTTATTCCGCACCATATGGAGAGAGGTAGCACGTAGCGGCTACGGTATTGTTAAAAACCCAACGATTTCATTCTCATTCGAGTAAAATAACGCGACAGTTGTAAATGCAATGCATGTCATGTGGTTAggtccacggtccctccacgtggagggaccgtgttagGTCGAAAACAttggcgaaaaataaaataaataacccGCGAAATTATCGAGAAAGCGTAGATCGCATCGTCATTGCAAAAGCATGGCCGCCATGACCTTTGGactctgaatgaccttgatcaCATAATGTTGTCATATAAGTGGCAATATTGTCGAttaaagcacggtccctccacaaattgTGGCGGGACCGTGATTAAAGTAATTTCGAAAATAACTGCAGTGATAAATATTTCTTCTAAAATGAATCCGCTAAAAATGACTCACCAAAAGAGGTTTTAATCTTCTTCCTTTTCTCTTGTATGAGATCATGACAGAAGCATTTCACTGTAATGTGAAATTTACCTTTGGCGGAATGAACCATAGGCAGGCTTTACGCCACTTTGCTGTTCGATTTTAACCAAAGCAATTTCGTCTCGTGTTGGCTGTCAACAACGCTTTACAGTGGTGACGCAACATACTCTGAATTTTGTAGAAGAATGTATTCTGAAAAGGTTGCCTTGTCAGTTGCTTGACATGTATCATGTCATTGTCACTTTACAGTacgtgacaatgacatagtgctCTTACACTCGGACGGTGATAACTTATCCTTGTCACTGTCGGCAAACGTTACAGTCAGcgaagacaatgtcgtaattctACTGGTAATGTGTAATGtgtgactgaatctagtatcgtctaataTCGAAACTAGTCAGTcttttgaagtcgggtttggtcAGAACTGTGAGTTGGTGAAATCTCATATATATACCGGATATTTACTtgtgatttgacagaatctagtatcgtctaatatcgaaactagagtcagtccttggaagtcgggtttggccagaactgtgaggtggtgaaatctcaccGCAGTCCCGAaaacgtcgatatgtcaaactttgatactagattGCTAATATCATCCGATATTTAAAacttgtgcaaagtcgcgccttcatgtgaTTGggagaacaaatgttcatgtactTTTATAAGTGCACATTCATGAGCTGCCTCGGACATTCATGACCATGCATATTCCATTCCCGACTTTGATAATTCCCGAAACGAATACACAAAAATCATGTACAACGTAACAATGCACACAACGACGCAATCGTACATACTTCAGGGGCGCAATTAATCTTAGATTTATTTCTGGAGCTTGCTCAGTATAGGTCTTTAAAAACATCACTGCACATCGCATCGACATGACTTTCTCACACCAGAATTTCTTTACTTTGAACTAACATTGACAACCCGTCCCTTCACGAACTCATGGAGAGAGACGCAACGGTGCTTCGTAATACAATAGAGGTGTACCTCGATTGTAATATTAAAACTGTCGTATCTCGTCATCTTTCCCCGGTCGGATAAAGTCACCTTACGGCAGCACGATCATACACCTGCCTCAATTTGCCGAAGCccagaattgtattttacactgcGGCGTCTTGGGTAGCGGCAACGAAATACCGGTAGACACAAGCTATAAGCTTACTTCTGAGCGTGGTAGCCATGTTTGCTTCTATAAATGCCCGATCTGACAGGTTGCGTAGTTGATGACGGTATCAATACTTCCGCGATATTGCTCATTTTTGGAACTGGATTTTTCAACAtaatgacatgtcagttgttaaatttaattatttagtTTTTTGTTCCACACAGA harbors:
- the LOC139126596 gene encoding uncharacterized protein; its protein translation is MSVKLDHPYSSDTFSSTKRRNNAGNSPISVPTPLQCTNDTDIEIDPLVQDLSFMVDGEEFPTHTNAVCEITARLHNAIEDVGCENSPHVHYDRFDKGDFDPTMALRIVDDLENKCSLLNVSMSSIVDADDSFTAESDSDESESGKTIDDSEGEHEKDFLGDRKFIVFESCLDILFKRCSECGEIVTEVSRSTNGSMLTVKMTCIRSHNVIWRSQPIINRMSVGNLLMAAAILFSGNTFNRIAQCFSFLNLTFFSEVTYLSTQNRYLFPVINTAWERESTQVKADLRNMETVKLSGDGRCDSPGYSAKYGLYSFIEQSSEKVVDFTVTQVSQVANSNAMEKAGFKKTLDRILTDEVKVSTVATDRHLQIANTMKKDYPEISHQFDVWHVAKSITKRLTEYTKRKKYKDLKPWVQSVSNHLWWSAATCDGNPDILREKWLSIVHHTANVHDWDGCTHFHGCAHPPLERDDEKAIKWLKIGEPSHDVLKEVVFDKKIQAAAEKLSEFCHTGSLESFHALLTKYCPKRQHFSYKGMVARAQLAALDHNANSGRNHASITNGDRQGEHRYRTVFPKNRKAWVAKPIKEKKSYCHVSEMMCDVIGRRRSGREDGNINVPDLPANIAPTPRPPVEDVVTAHLTRFRQ